ATTTGCTTAATCCCGTGAAGAATGTCTATctccttaaaaaacaaaaaagtttataatattatataaatacgAACTCTTTTCAATCTTACAAGTATGTTTTATTTTCTGCTTTGGGCTTACATGATTGGGTGTGTTACAAtattgctaatttttttttttaatttcaaattcaagtATGATATTTAAGTTGTGCACGTATCTCAATTTATTTGAATACttcaaaaattatgaatttggATCTTTTACCTAAAATATTAACACATTTTTAGGGCTAAACCAAATAATAGAGGCTAAAAAATGTAATTGAATTGCGtaaatgttatatatttttaaaccttaatatttcaataaaagtaattttaaaaaattaaaataaaattacatatttttttccatgtgtgcttaaaaatcaaatagaattttaatattaattttttttatatatataataacactttttcaaaaaatgttaAGATATAAAAGTTATACTTACCAAActtaaaattataactttaaatacATATAATGAAATCCACCATTGAATAATGATACagacaaataaaatcaaagcaTAAGATACGacaaatataaatgaataaaagtttGAAATACACTTGATTGTTGTGACTTTTGTACTAAAAATGTATCTTTAATAAGTTGtctttattctaaaaatagaagatgataaaaaattcttttgtactTATATGATAATggttattaataaaaatggatgttacactaattttaaaaataatatttaaaggtattggataaatttataatttttatatgaaatttattatatatttatataaaatttattattattttatattttaaaagtaaaaaaatagtACATGTATGAATTGCTTATTTAGttgaattatataattattatgtcCTAAGAAAGACACATAAATTGTCATAATCTACTGTTTTAAGATAATAAGACATGTtcgataaatatttttttaaataatttttaaaaattattttaataacatttagtaaaacaaatatctatttgggaataagaaatatttttaataaattttttatgttttaaaatatgttaaaataaattttatgtacagtattttatttttaatttatataattatttttttaaataatccattttttaattatcgGATCTGACACAATATTCAAGAAGATATATCAATGAACTGGTAGTTGAAACTGAGCCCTCCTAGAGGACAAAAACCAACCCTTTACTACTGGGCCAACATGCCTCTACTTAATAATTAGacctatattttatatattttatttcagacctaaattttatatatgttttggaaaataaaatattaaaataaagttttaataaatacattatttttatttatttatttatttttaaatttaatttattttattatttaaaacacaaaaatcatgaattaaatacaaatataataattatacatttattataAAGTAgacaaattatcattttaatattaaagttacttttaaaatcaataaattatcattttaatatgaaatgtatttttaaaatcttttatcattattataaattatattattcatatatcaatttcttcttattttagttataatatatttattattatttttttataaattttttaatattttcataaattttgattaaattttgttcctagatattttgtaatatattatgatatatccgtaaaatcaagttatcgatatatttatcaaaatcgatatttttatccttagtTAGTAATTGTTAATTTAATTacgtaaataaataaataaaaacgtAATGACGTGGAAATACAACATCATCAGTTTCTGTGCCACGTGGCGAGCTGGGAACTAGgtttggacaaaaaaaaaacctgccACCTCTAGTCCAAGTTAGGATCTACCTCGTCTGAGTCCGAATTCTCCACAAATTCCCAAACAGGCccctttctaatattttttaatattccaaCATACCCCAATATCAGTACTTATTTTTCCGACACGCCCTTCTCCTCATTTTCCCCTTTTTGCCCTAATTCCGAAAGGCCCCAAACTCTAGGGTTTCCGTCCACATGCACCATCGGCTTCTGGTAAGACCTCCATCTCTGTCCTAACAACTACGGTTTCAAGGCTATTCCTTTTCTCGTAAATTCATTGGGTGTATTCTCCGCTTACTTTCATTTCTCATATTCAAGCGGGGTTGAATGATGtagttttgatttttcaaacGTTGCTTGATGGTAGAATGATCATGTGGGGTTCTGTTGTCATGTATTGAACACTAAATTCCATGCGTTGTTGGAAAATATGTTTACTGATTAGATGATCATACAGAAATTTATGGACTTGCTTATTGAACTGTTTTCAGTTGATGGTGTTCATCCATGGATCGTTTTGGCTTCTTTcactctttctttttattttattttatttaatatgtggGGAGTTTTGGTTGTAATCATTGCAAATAACTGAATTCAGTGGTGATTTTGATATGAAGTGAAAGGACTGCTTTTTTGATAGTGACATACTATGTCAGTGAAGCTTGGAAGCCATGCTTGGACGAATAAAGGGGTAGTCAATTGTTTGTACTAttgtcttttccttttctttcggaaagtaaatttaatttaattcattattgCAATGAGGAACAGATCATGTGAGCATAAGTGAGATTGAATTGGCCTATTTAGCACAATAATCACATCAGAGTATCAAATTATGAAAATCTGACTTGGAGCAGGATACACCAACGGCCAGTTTGCCACTAAAGAAATGATATTAGGACATTCATGCTAGGGCTAAGTTTTTGTGAAACAGGCAAATATTTAATGGAGATGTGTGGGGATTTACAAGAggaatagaaatttttttgaatttgctcAGCAGTTATAGTCAGAAATGTtatattatcatattttgttttttgaattcatttctttttgcaGGTTCATTGGAGTTGATGGAGTTTTGATTACTGTTTTTTGGTGTAGAAGTGATCTCTAATCTTGTTTGCTGTATATATGATTACTTATAGCTAATGTACATGCTTCTCTACGAACCGATGGTTTAGCTTGATCAATTGGTGCCAACTCAttaatcatattatatattgttttccttttcattttttcatattgCCTACTTTATTGTGTAGTATATCAACTTATTTTCTTGCATATTTGGTAAAAGTGGAAAATACATATAGTTATATGAAATGCTTACACATTGCAAGAATTTAAGCTTATCAATATGTAGCCTTTTGAGTGAAATATATTAGGGGAAAACCAGGGAAATGTATAGAAAGCAAATGTATGGCTTATTTCTATAAAATACGCATGTAAATATTGAAGAATAGAGAAATTTAATGAAATAGGACAGCAAACATGAGAAATACATAACATATTTCTATAATCcatatgtaaatattaaataatgcaTAGGTTCATTATAAAATCCACAAGCTAGGTGTATGCTTGGATACACTTTatgttctttgtttttaaaatcagaaacttctatataaaagcAGAGCATCTTGTACctaattatgttttttaaaaatcacttttagaaattttagaatttgaggTAGAAAAAAATTTTtgtacttcaattttttttaaacagtttttgaaaccattattttttcaatataagtTTGTAAGAgttcttgtattttatataagagttactaccattttctgattttaaaaacataaaataggaagtgtatccaaacaaACACTAAATTTTCTAATACATAGTTTTATTCTAAAAGTTCCTAGTTTCAAAGAGTACCCAACCAACATGCAAACAAGAAACAATGTTTTAACTTTCCAAGTTCATCATTTTCCCCTCAATTCAAAAGGGGGAAAAAGTTCACTCTTGGTTCTTTAAAACTATTCAGATAGTAAAAGATGCATGTGTCATTTGTTTCCTGTAATATACCATATGTATCCTGCTGTATGTCATAAGTTTTGAAAACTGTGCTTTGCCTATGAAAAACTTGCTATTATGAATTATCTTAAATTGGGAGAAAAATCAAAGCAGAGATGTCTACAATGTGATGTTCTCTGCTTGTCACCAGAGTTCTATGAAGTATTTTACTTGTACCAATCTTTCCAAATATGACCTAGTTCATTTAGGATCTTGCTTCCTATTCATGTGATGAGTCAATTTCTTTGATCAAGTTTGTTTTTTGCCATGTATTTTGGTGATCAGCTATTGGCTTTTGCTAACCAGTTTTGTCTTGATTCAATTTGCATCAGATATTTTGgttaccattaccatcatcTGATTGGTTTCACTTATACCTTAATTTTTCAATTGACAACCTGTCATTGCCATCATGAGATAAAGCTAGTTAGTTTAGAAGATTCACATGTTCTTGAATGAGATCCTGATGCCTTAAAACTTGATTGTTGGGTTAAGGCTTCATTGCAAGGATGAAGTACTATTTGAGGTGCTTTTTATCTATTGCAAGAATGTGGACAGGGATCAAAAAGTGCACATCCCTTGTTTGCATTCAGTGGCAGTTTCATTCATCCGGtgtttaaagaaattttaataaagaaGTGCCTTTTATTGGGCATTGGGATCATGGAAATTGAATAATTCATCCTATTGAAatccattttgttttttaaaatatataattagtttttaagaacatttatatgtatttatttGGTTGTTTCTTTACTATTGGTTCGAGAtgaattaaattacattagacaaattcattttttttttcttgtggagGTAATGTCATGTCTCCAATTTTCCTATTTCCcctttttttgttaataaataatttagaatttccTTTAGTGCATCCCATATTTTATTGCCTCTAACAAATTGCGTTATAGTACAGAGTGCATGATTCAATTTTGATGGGACATCCTCCAATTCACCCCTTGATCAATATCTTCTTTGATAGAGCTAAACTATAATGTAATATTGTGTAATTGGCATTTAAATACATGCTCATTGTTAGCAACAGAATAGAACAAGCAGTTGATGTAGAGTTCAGCTACCAAGATATGCTGAATTATTTGGCCATTTAAGAGATTGACTAATAACATGGTGTTTTTTGGTTTCCTATTCAATCCCCAGAGATATTTATGATGGGAAGGGGGAAGCTTATATTAATTTGTCAGTCCGGTGGTAAGTTTGTAACAAATGACGAGGGGTCCTTGTCATATACTGGAGGAGAGGCACATGCAGTAAATATCAATCATGAAACATTTTTTGATGATCTCAAGTTGAAATTAGCTGAAATGTGGAATTTGGAATACCAATCCTTGTCGATCAAGTACTTTCTTCCTGGAAACAGGAAAACTCTGATCACTTTATCCACCGACAAAGACCTAAAGAGGATGATAGGTTTCCATGGGGATTCAGTAACAGCAGATGTTTTTGTTATGGGAAGAGAGGGTTTTGATAGTCATGCTCTGAACATCCATGCTTGCAGGTATCTCTCTCTGTTGCCAGGAACCCAGATACTACCTTCATATTTGTTTTGTACCAGAATTACTGAGTTTTGGATTTGTTGAAAATCACTACCCAACACGTCATGGTAAAAGGGAGCTGTTGCATAGTGATTGGTGATAGGCTGGTAATTGCATTTATTTTGTGATGGGTACTCGAATTCAATCACATTGTTTAATACTTGCAGGGAAAGTGGGATAAAACTGGCTGAGACGGTAAACCATATTGCTGTCTCCATGACGCCGGCTGTAGCACCTCAACCTTTCGCAATTGCTCCTGTTTCTCTTGGTGTAATGCCTTCTGGTGCCTTTCCTATTGATCCTGTTACAGTTGTTACAGATGTAGCATCCCCAGACACTACTACAACAGTTGCTCATGCCGCTGTGACCGTCAGCCCAGTTGCTCCTGCAACTTTTCTTGTATCAACAGTTGCTGACTCTCTAACTGCTGTTGATGCAACTGCCCAAAGTCTCAATGGAATTAGTACTACTGCAAACCCTTTTGCTGCCTTTACCATCACTGGTGATCCAAGTGCTGCTGCCCCAACCCCAACTGTACCTGTTGTTATTGCTGCCATAGATGCAACTGCTCACGGCTCGGTCATCTTAGATATAACCTCAACCCCAGCAGACACTGTTAAGAAGCGAAGACGGACTGCATCCTGGAAATTTGGTGCCAATAGTCCTACTATCGTTTCTGTCACTGATGATgttgggggaaaaaaaagaactgCATCTCGGAAAAAAAATTCCCGAAGTCAGAATACTGTTCCAGTAGCTGATAATGTGGAGCAGCAACAAGAGAATGGACCCTGGAAAGATGACTTCAATGGTTCCTCTAGTCTTGTCGCATCTGATGATGTTCCACTGGAAAAATTAGTTGCATCATGGAAAGATGGCATTACCGGTGTTGGCCAGGAATTCAAAAGTGTCTATGAATTTCGTGAGGCACTGCAGAAATATGCAATTGCACATCGCTTTGTTTACAGATTAAAAAAGAATGACACTAATCGAGCAAGTGGCAGATGTGTCGCTGAAGGCTGTTCTTGGAGGATCCATGCATCTTGGGTACCAGCTGCACAATCGTTTAGGATAAAAAAGATGACCAAGTCACACACATGTGGAGGACAATCCTGGAAGTCTGCTCATCCTACAAAGAATTGGTTAGTGAGTATCATAAAGGATAGGTTACAAGATACTCCACATCACAAACCCAAGGATATTGCAAAATGCATTTTCCAGGactttggaattgaattgaactATACACAAGTATGGCGTGGAATTGAGGATGCCAGGGAGCAACTTCAAGGTTCGTACAAAGAGGCATATAATCTGTTGCCCTGGTTTTGTGAGAAGTTGGTGGAAACAAATCCTGGTAGTGTTGCTAAGCTTTTAATCAATGATGACAAAAGATTTGAACGCCTTTTTGTGTCCTTTCATGCCTCATTACATGGTTTCCAGAATGGATGTCGCCCCCTTCTTTTCCTTGATGCTACCtctctaaaatcaaaataccaagAGATTTTATTGATAGCTACTGCAGTGGATGGTAATGAAGGATTTTTCCCAGTAGCATTTGCTATAGTAGATGTGGAGACTGATGATAATTGGCTATGGTTCTTAGAGCAGTTGAAATCTGCAATATCAACATTACAACCGATGACCTTTGTCTCTGATAGAGAGAAGGGCTTAAAGAAATCTGTGCTTGAGGTATTTGAGAATGCCCATCATGGTTACTCCATATACTACCTTATGGAAAACTTCAAGAAAAACTTGAAGGGTCCATTCCATGGAGATGGAAGGGGTTCTTTGCCTATCAACTTCTTGGCTGCTACCCATGCTATCCGACTTGATGGTTTTAAGAAGTCCACTGAGCAAATTAAACGGGTTTCTTCAAAAGCATACAACTGGGTCATGCAAATTGAGCCAGAGTGCTGGGCAACTGTATCATTTGAGGGTGAGCACTACAACCAGATTACAGTAGATGTTATTCATGCATATATTAACTTGATAGAGGAGGTGCGAGAGTTACCTATAATACAGAAGATAGAGGCGCTCATATGTATGATAATGGAGTCGATCAATACCTGTCAAACAGATTCGAGTACGTGGTCTTCACAGCTTACTCCATCTAAGGAGGAAAAACTACAAGATGAAATTATAAAAGCTCGCAGCCTTAAAGTGTTATTC
Above is a window of Vitis vinifera cultivar Pinot Noir 40024 chromosome 11, ASM3070453v1 DNA encoding:
- the LOC100254040 gene encoding uncharacterized protein LOC100254040; translated protein: MMGRGKLILICQSGGKFVTNDEGSLSYTGGEAHAVNINHETFFDDLKLKLAEMWNLEYQSLSIKYFLPGNRKTLITLSTDKDLKRMIGFHGDSVTADVFVMGREGFDSHALNIHACRESGIKLAETVNHIAVSMTPAVAPQPFAIAPVSLGVMPSGAFPIDPVTVVTDVASPDTTTTVAHAAVTVSPVAPATFLVSTVADSLTAVDATAQSLNGISTTANPFAAFTITGDPSAAAPTPTVPVVIAAIDATAHGSVILDITSTPADTVKKRRRTASWKFGANSPTIVSVTDDVGGKKRTASRKKNSRSQNTVPVADNVEQQQENGPWKDDFNGSSSLVASDDVPLEKLVASWKDGITGVGQEFKSVYEFREALQKYAIAHRFVYRLKKNDTNRASGRCVAEGCSWRIHASWVPAAQSFRIKKMTKSHTCGGQSWKSAHPTKNWLVSIIKDRLQDTPHHKPKDIAKCIFQDFGIELNYTQVWRGIEDAREQLQGSYKEAYNLLPWFCEKLVETNPGSVAKLLINDDKRFERLFVSFHASLHGFQNGCRPLLFLDATSLKSKYQEILLIATAVDGNEGFFPVAFAIVDVETDDNWLWFLEQLKSAISTLQPMTFVSDREKGLKKSVLEVFENAHHGYSIYYLMENFKKNLKGPFHGDGRGSLPINFLAATHAIRLDGFKKSTEQIKRVSSKAYNWVMQIEPECWATVSFEGEHYNQITVDVIHAYINLIEEVRELPIIQKIEALICMIMESINTCQTDSSTWSSQLTPSKEEKLQDEIIKARSLKVLFSTDTLFEVHDDSINVVNIDSWDCSCLQWKATGLPCCHAIAVFNCTGRSVYDYCSRYFTLNSFRLTYSESINPLPSIIKSLDNEEAALHTLNVLPPCTLRPLSQQKRKRVKTEEVMRRAVSCTRCKLAGHNKATCKATL